A DNA window from Centroberyx gerrardi isolate f3 chromosome 3, fCenGer3.hap1.cur.20231027, whole genome shotgun sequence contains the following coding sequences:
- the kif16ba gene encoding kinesin-like protein KIF16B isoform X1, with product MASVRVAVRLRPMNRREKDLTAKCIIEMQGTKTSITNLKIPDGITGDSMRERIKTFTYDFSYDSADCKSSSFVSQEKVFRDLGSDVLKAAFEGYNACIFAYGQTGSGKSYTMMGNPGDAGLIPRICEGLFSRIAGATRWDEASFRTEVSYLEIYNERVRDLLRRKSTQTYNLRVREHPKDGPYVEDLSKHLVQNYSDVEELMEAGNINRTTASTGMNDVSSRSHAIFTINFTQAKFDAEMPSETVSKIHLVDLAGSERADATGATSVRLKEGGNINKSLVTLGNVISALADLTQDGLNTNLKKKSVFVPYRDSVLTWLLKDSLGGNSKTIMIATISPADVNYGETLSTLRYANRAKNIINKPTINEDGNVRLIRELRAEIARLKALLVQGNQIALLDSPTALSMEEKLHQNEARVLELTKEWTNKWNETQNILKEETLALRKEGIGVVLDSELPHLIGIDDDLLSTGIILYHLKEGRTYVGRDDASTEQDIILHGLDLESEHCLFENQSGTVTLVPLGGAQCSVNGVQVTEPSQLNQGAVILLGRTNMFRFNHPKEAAKLREKRKSGLLSTFSLSMTDLSKSCENLSTVMLYNPGLEFERQQREELEKLEHKRRLIKDMEAKQQSEKAELERLQQEVESQRKESEEVQQRILRQEESLRRRSQDIESRLQDLLAEKERFEEERRSEVQEEPQRRQSRKPQQEQEEGRDEEQRRQQEAAEQTEIYRELERLKKEREEQTVRLETERRRLEEQEREQLSLVGRLEEQLRERHEAALLTREDACRLEEERRALGEIREALLRAKEAGERPDGEESSEEARAAQAGYTDFKAAQVKELGQLEDGLRQQRERLEQEVAAERATLLLLSHGHRERQRQLKETQEKGAQDATATCQEEQLVKQAEHRLQVKERQLARLADGLLPALAEEKQRAAELLERSGGGSNGNCDGPPGLDNTLYQVEKELEEKEEKLNLHCLGAQQLQQLQETYEFTANVARQEEKVRRKEKEILESKEKQQREAMEQAVARLERRHSALRRSVSLEPESDEQRLKNSVLGSSRSGADLDQERVEREIQKLRQRISEGEGNSRTHSVSNDDKTSHTSHTSSPVSPIQSLTTVLPLSDDRINAYIEEEVQRRLRKLNLFNGSNMELSLSSESLKEEDEVSDCSSVRLTDEDDEKLHNHFNPRKLKYERLVSVPLGKSSDCLKDPVKISIPRYVLRGQGKDEHFEFEVKITVMDETWTVFRRYSRFREMHKSLKLKYPELAALEFPPKKLFGNRDERMVAERRNHLERYLKNFFRVMLSSSSSSPLRADADGGLQLSKHAVCEFSPFFKKGVFDYSSHGTG from the exons GACTTGACTGCAAAGTGCATCATTGAGATGCAAGGGACCAAAACCTCCATCACCAACCtgaag ATCCCAGATGGCATCACAGGAGATTCGATGAGGGAGAGAATCAAGACCTTCACATATGATTTCTCCTACGACTCAGCAGACTGTAAGAGCTCCAGCTTCGTCTCTCAGGAAAAG GTTTTCAGAGACTTGGGCTCTGATGTGCTGAAGGCGGCGTTTGAGGGCTACAACGCCTGCATCTTCGCCTACGGTCAGACCGGCTCGGGGAAGTCCTACACCATGATGGGAAATCCG GGAGATGCGGGTCTCATCCCAAGGATATGTGAGGGTTTGTTCAGCCGGATCGCCGGAGCGACTCGATGGGACGAAGCTTCCTTCCGCACAGAAGTCAG CTACCTGGAGATTTACAACGAGAGAGTTCGGGATCTGCTGAGGAGGAAATCCACCCAGACCTACAACCTGAGGGTGAGGGAGCACCCCAAAGACGGGCCGTACGTCGAGG ATCTGTCCAAACACCTGGTGCAGAACTACAGCGATGTGGAGGAGCTGATGGAGGCCGGGAACATCAACCGCACCACCGCCAGCACCGGCATGAACGACGTCAGCAGCCGTTCCCACGCCATCTTCACCATCAACTTCACACAG gcTAAGTTCGATGCGGAGATGCCCAGTGAGACGGTCAGTAAgatccacctggtggatctggcgGGCAGCGAGCGAGCCGACGCCACCGGAGCCACCAGCGTGCGtctgaaggagggaggaaacatCAACAAGTCGCTGGTCACTCTGGGAAACGTCATCTCCGCTCTGG CCGACCTGACGCAGGACGGACTGAACACCAACCTGAAGAAGAAGTCGGTGTTCGTTCCCTACAGAGACTCCGTCCTCACCTGGCTGCTGAAGGACAGTCTGGGGGGAAACTCCAAGACCATCATGATCGCCA CCATTTCCCCGGCTGATGTGAACTACGGGGAGACGCTCAGCACGCTTCGCTACGCCAACCGAGCCAAGAACATCATCAACAAGCCCACCATCAACGAGGACGGCAACGTGCGGCTGATCAGGGAGCTGCGGGCCGAGATCGCCAGGCTGAAAGCTCTGCTGGTCCAGGGAAACCAG ATCGCTCTGCTGGATTCTCCCACCGCTCTGAGCATGGAGGAGAAGCTGCACCAGAACGAAGCCAGA GTTCTGGAGCTGACGAAGGAGTGGACCAACAAATGGAACGAGACCCAGAACATCCTGAAG GAGGAGACTCTGGCTCTGAGGAAGGAGGGGATCGGTGTGGTGCTGGACTCGGAGCTGCCGCACCTCATCGGCATCGACGACGACCTGCTCAGCACCGGCATCATCCTGTACCACCTGAAG GAGGGCAGAACCTATGTGGGCAGAGACGATGCCTCCACAGAGCAGGACATCA TCCTTCACGGTCTGGACCTGGAGAGTGAACACTGCCTGTTTGAGAACCAGAGCGGCACGGTGACTCTGGTCCCGCTCGGCGGGGCTCAGTGTTCGGTGAACGGAGTCCAGGTGACCGAGCCGTCCCAGCTCAACCAAG GTGCTGTTATTCTGCTGGGCCGGACCAACATGTTCAGGTTCAACCACCCGAAGGAGGCGGCCAAGCTGAGGGAGAAACGCAAG AGCGGCCTGCTCTCCACATTCAGCCTGTCCATGACCGATCTGTCCAAGTCCTGTGAAAACCTCTCCACCGTCATGCTCTACAACCCCGg GTTGGAGTTTGAGAGACAGCAACGAGAAGAGCTGGAGAAACTGGAGCACAAAAG GAGGCTGATCAAGGACATGGAGGCGAAGCAGCAGAGTGAGAAGGCGGAGCTGGAGCGTCTTCAGCAGGAGGTGGAGAGTCAGCGGAAAGAGTCTGAGGAGGTTCAGCAGCGGATCCTCCGGCAGGAGGAGAGCCTCCGCCGCCGCAGCCAGGACATCGAGAGCCGGCTGCAGGACCTGCTGGCCGAGAAGGAGCGCTTCGAGGAGGAGAGACGCTCCGAGGTCCAGGAGGAGCCGCAGCGCCGGCAGAGTAGGAAACcgcagcaggagcaggaagaggggcGGGACGAGGAACAGCGGCGGCAGCAGGAGGCGGCGGAGCAGACGGAGATCTACCGCGAGCTGGAGAGGCTGAAGAAGGAGCGCGAGGAGCAGACGGTGCGTCTGGAGACGGAGCGGCGGCggctggaggagcaggagcgggAGCAGCTGAGCCTGGTAGGCaggctggaggagcagctgagggAGCGTCACGAAGCAGCCCTGCTGACCCGAGAGGACGCCTGCCGCCTGGAGGAGGAGCGCCGGGCGCTGGGCGAGATCAGAGAAGCTCTCCTCCGGGCGAAGGAGGCTGGGGAGCGGCCGGACGGGGAGGAGTCCAGCGAGGAGGCGAGGGCCGCCCAGGCCGGCTACACAGACTTCAAGGCGGCTCAGGTGAAGGAGCTGGGCCAGCTGGAGGACGGACTGCGGCAGCAGAGGGAGCGGCTGGAGCAGGAGGTGGCCGCCGAGCGAGCcacgctcctcctcctctcccacggCCACAGAGAACGACAGCGGCAGCTGAAGGAGACGCAGGAGAAGGGAGCGCAGGACGCCACGGCCACCTgccaggaggagcagctggTCAAACAGGCCGAACACAGGCTGCAGGTCAAGGAGCGTCAGCTGGCCCGCCTGGCGGACGGCCTCCTGCCCGCTCTGGCcgaggagaagcagagagccGCGGAGCTGCTGGAGCGCAGCGGCGGAGGCAGCAACGGGAACTGCGACGGCCCACCGGGACTGGACAACACCCTGTACCAGGtggagaaggagctggaggagaaggaggagaagctgaACCTGCACTGCCTCGGCgctcagcagctgcagcagctccaggagACGTACGAGTTCACGGCCAACGTGGCGCGGCAGGAGGAGAAGGTgcggaggaaggagaaggagatcCTGGAGTcgaaggagaagcagcagcggGAGGCCATGGAGCAGGCGGTGGCCCGGCTGGAGAGGAGGCACTCAGCCCTGAGGCGCAGCGTCTCCCTGGAGCCCGAGTCCGACGAGCAGAGACTCAAAAACTCTGTTCTGGGAAGCTCGAGGTCCGGAGCAGACCTGGACCAGGAGAG GGTGGAGCGGGAGATTCAAAAGCTGAGGCAGAGGATCAGCGAGGGGGAAGGAAACTCCAGGACTCATTCTGTCAGCAACGATGACAAGACCAGTCACACCAGTCACACCAGTTCCCCCGTCAGCCCCATCCAGAGCCTGACCACGGTGCTGCCGCTCTCTGACGACAG GATAAATGCTTACATTGAAGAGGAAGTCCAGAGAAGGTTACGGAAGCTGAATCTCTTCAACGGCAGCAACATGGAGCTTTCTCTGTCCTCTGAGTCCCTCAAG gaggaggacgaggtTAGCGACTGTAGTTCTGTTAGATTAACAGATGAG GATGATGAAAAGCTGCACAACCATTTTAATCCAAGGAAGCTTAAATATGAG CGTCTGGTCTCTGTTCCTCTTGGGAAGAGCTCCGACTGCCTGAAGGATCCGGTAAAGATTAGCATTCCTCGTTACGTCCTGCGAGGGCAGGGCAAGGACGAGCACTTTGAGTTCGAGGTCAAG atcACAGTGATGGATGAGACCTGGACGGTGTTCAGACGGTACAGCCGCTTTCGGGAAATGCACAAGAGCCTCAAATTGAAATACCCAGAG CTGGCAGCTCTTGAATTCCCTCCTAAGAAACTGTTTGGAAACAGAGATGAGAGGATGGTTGCTGAACGACGGAATCACTTGGAG CGGTACCTGAAGAACTTCTTCCGGGTGatgctgtcctcctcctccagctctccccTGAGAGCCGACGCCGACGGCGGTTTGCAGCTTTCCAAACACGCCGTCTGCGAGTTCTCGCCGTTCTTCAAGAAGGGCGTGTTCGACTACAGCAGCCACGGCACCGGCTGA
- the kif16ba gene encoding kinesin-like protein KIF16B isoform X2 — MASVRVAVRLRPMNRREKDLTAKCIIEMQGTKTSITNLKIPDGITGDSMRERIKTFTYDFSYDSADCKSSSFVSQEKVFRDLGSDVLKAAFEGYNACIFAYGQTGSGKSYTMMGNPGDAGLIPRICEGLFSRIAGATRWDEASFRTEVSYLEIYNERVRDLLRRKSTQTYNLRVREHPKDGPYVEDLSKHLVQNYSDVEELMEAGNINRTTASTGMNDVSSRSHAIFTINFTQAKFDAEMPSETVSKIHLVDLAGSERADATGATSVRLKEGGNINKSLVTLGNVISALADLTQDGLNTNLKKKSVFVPYRDSVLTWLLKDSLGGNSKTIMIATISPADVNYGETLSTLRYANRAKNIINKPTINEDGNVRLIRELRAEIARLKALLVQGNQIALLDSPTALSMEEKLHQNEARVLELTKEWTNKWNETQNILKEETLALRKEGIGVVLDSELPHLIGIDDDLLSTGIILYHLKEGRTYVGRDDASTEQDIILHGLDLESEHCLFENQSGTVTLVPLGGAQCSVNGVQVTEPSQLNQGAVILLGRTNMFRFNHPKEAAKLREKRKSGLLSTFSLSMTDLSKSCENLSTVMLYNPGLEFERQQREELEKLEHKRRLIKDMEAKQQSEKAELERLQQEVESQRKESEEVQQRILRQEESLRRRSQDIESRLQDLLAEKERFEEERRSEVQEEPQRRQSRKPQQEQEEGRDEEQRRQQEAAEQTEIYRELERLKKEREEQTVRLETERRRLEEQEREQLSLVGRLEEQLRERHEAALLTREDACRLEEERRALGEIREALLRAKEAGERPDGEESSEEARAAQAGYTDFKAAQVKELGQLEDGLRQQRERLEQEVAAERATLLLLSHGHRERQRQLKETQEKGAQDATATCQEEQLVKQAEHRLQVKERQLARLADGLLPALAEEKQRAAELLERSGGGSNGNCDGPPGLDNTLYQVEKELEEKEEKLNLHCLGAQQLQQLQETYEFTANVARQEEKVRRKEKEILESKEKQQREAMEQAVARLERRHSALRRSVSLEPESDEQRLKNSVLGSSRSGADLDQERVEREIQKLRQRISEGEGNSRTHSVSNDDKTSHTSHTSSPVSPIQSLTTVLPLSDDRINAYIEEEVQRRLRKLNLFNGSNMELSLSSESLKDDEKLHNHFNPRKLKYERLVSVPLGKSSDCLKDPVKISIPRYVLRGQGKDEHFEFEVKITVMDETWTVFRRYSRFREMHKSLKLKYPELAALEFPPKKLFGNRDERMVAERRNHLERYLKNFFRVMLSSSSSSPLRADADGGLQLSKHAVCEFSPFFKKGVFDYSSHGTG, encoded by the exons GACTTGACTGCAAAGTGCATCATTGAGATGCAAGGGACCAAAACCTCCATCACCAACCtgaag ATCCCAGATGGCATCACAGGAGATTCGATGAGGGAGAGAATCAAGACCTTCACATATGATTTCTCCTACGACTCAGCAGACTGTAAGAGCTCCAGCTTCGTCTCTCAGGAAAAG GTTTTCAGAGACTTGGGCTCTGATGTGCTGAAGGCGGCGTTTGAGGGCTACAACGCCTGCATCTTCGCCTACGGTCAGACCGGCTCGGGGAAGTCCTACACCATGATGGGAAATCCG GGAGATGCGGGTCTCATCCCAAGGATATGTGAGGGTTTGTTCAGCCGGATCGCCGGAGCGACTCGATGGGACGAAGCTTCCTTCCGCACAGAAGTCAG CTACCTGGAGATTTACAACGAGAGAGTTCGGGATCTGCTGAGGAGGAAATCCACCCAGACCTACAACCTGAGGGTGAGGGAGCACCCCAAAGACGGGCCGTACGTCGAGG ATCTGTCCAAACACCTGGTGCAGAACTACAGCGATGTGGAGGAGCTGATGGAGGCCGGGAACATCAACCGCACCACCGCCAGCACCGGCATGAACGACGTCAGCAGCCGTTCCCACGCCATCTTCACCATCAACTTCACACAG gcTAAGTTCGATGCGGAGATGCCCAGTGAGACGGTCAGTAAgatccacctggtggatctggcgGGCAGCGAGCGAGCCGACGCCACCGGAGCCACCAGCGTGCGtctgaaggagggaggaaacatCAACAAGTCGCTGGTCACTCTGGGAAACGTCATCTCCGCTCTGG CCGACCTGACGCAGGACGGACTGAACACCAACCTGAAGAAGAAGTCGGTGTTCGTTCCCTACAGAGACTCCGTCCTCACCTGGCTGCTGAAGGACAGTCTGGGGGGAAACTCCAAGACCATCATGATCGCCA CCATTTCCCCGGCTGATGTGAACTACGGGGAGACGCTCAGCACGCTTCGCTACGCCAACCGAGCCAAGAACATCATCAACAAGCCCACCATCAACGAGGACGGCAACGTGCGGCTGATCAGGGAGCTGCGGGCCGAGATCGCCAGGCTGAAAGCTCTGCTGGTCCAGGGAAACCAG ATCGCTCTGCTGGATTCTCCCACCGCTCTGAGCATGGAGGAGAAGCTGCACCAGAACGAAGCCAGA GTTCTGGAGCTGACGAAGGAGTGGACCAACAAATGGAACGAGACCCAGAACATCCTGAAG GAGGAGACTCTGGCTCTGAGGAAGGAGGGGATCGGTGTGGTGCTGGACTCGGAGCTGCCGCACCTCATCGGCATCGACGACGACCTGCTCAGCACCGGCATCATCCTGTACCACCTGAAG GAGGGCAGAACCTATGTGGGCAGAGACGATGCCTCCACAGAGCAGGACATCA TCCTTCACGGTCTGGACCTGGAGAGTGAACACTGCCTGTTTGAGAACCAGAGCGGCACGGTGACTCTGGTCCCGCTCGGCGGGGCTCAGTGTTCGGTGAACGGAGTCCAGGTGACCGAGCCGTCCCAGCTCAACCAAG GTGCTGTTATTCTGCTGGGCCGGACCAACATGTTCAGGTTCAACCACCCGAAGGAGGCGGCCAAGCTGAGGGAGAAACGCAAG AGCGGCCTGCTCTCCACATTCAGCCTGTCCATGACCGATCTGTCCAAGTCCTGTGAAAACCTCTCCACCGTCATGCTCTACAACCCCGg GTTGGAGTTTGAGAGACAGCAACGAGAAGAGCTGGAGAAACTGGAGCACAAAAG GAGGCTGATCAAGGACATGGAGGCGAAGCAGCAGAGTGAGAAGGCGGAGCTGGAGCGTCTTCAGCAGGAGGTGGAGAGTCAGCGGAAAGAGTCTGAGGAGGTTCAGCAGCGGATCCTCCGGCAGGAGGAGAGCCTCCGCCGCCGCAGCCAGGACATCGAGAGCCGGCTGCAGGACCTGCTGGCCGAGAAGGAGCGCTTCGAGGAGGAGAGACGCTCCGAGGTCCAGGAGGAGCCGCAGCGCCGGCAGAGTAGGAAACcgcagcaggagcaggaagaggggcGGGACGAGGAACAGCGGCGGCAGCAGGAGGCGGCGGAGCAGACGGAGATCTACCGCGAGCTGGAGAGGCTGAAGAAGGAGCGCGAGGAGCAGACGGTGCGTCTGGAGACGGAGCGGCGGCggctggaggagcaggagcgggAGCAGCTGAGCCTGGTAGGCaggctggaggagcagctgagggAGCGTCACGAAGCAGCCCTGCTGACCCGAGAGGACGCCTGCCGCCTGGAGGAGGAGCGCCGGGCGCTGGGCGAGATCAGAGAAGCTCTCCTCCGGGCGAAGGAGGCTGGGGAGCGGCCGGACGGGGAGGAGTCCAGCGAGGAGGCGAGGGCCGCCCAGGCCGGCTACACAGACTTCAAGGCGGCTCAGGTGAAGGAGCTGGGCCAGCTGGAGGACGGACTGCGGCAGCAGAGGGAGCGGCTGGAGCAGGAGGTGGCCGCCGAGCGAGCcacgctcctcctcctctcccacggCCACAGAGAACGACAGCGGCAGCTGAAGGAGACGCAGGAGAAGGGAGCGCAGGACGCCACGGCCACCTgccaggaggagcagctggTCAAACAGGCCGAACACAGGCTGCAGGTCAAGGAGCGTCAGCTGGCCCGCCTGGCGGACGGCCTCCTGCCCGCTCTGGCcgaggagaagcagagagccGCGGAGCTGCTGGAGCGCAGCGGCGGAGGCAGCAACGGGAACTGCGACGGCCCACCGGGACTGGACAACACCCTGTACCAGGtggagaaggagctggaggagaaggaggagaagctgaACCTGCACTGCCTCGGCgctcagcagctgcagcagctccaggagACGTACGAGTTCACGGCCAACGTGGCGCGGCAGGAGGAGAAGGTgcggaggaaggagaaggagatcCTGGAGTcgaaggagaagcagcagcggGAGGCCATGGAGCAGGCGGTGGCCCGGCTGGAGAGGAGGCACTCAGCCCTGAGGCGCAGCGTCTCCCTGGAGCCCGAGTCCGACGAGCAGAGACTCAAAAACTCTGTTCTGGGAAGCTCGAGGTCCGGAGCAGACCTGGACCAGGAGAG GGTGGAGCGGGAGATTCAAAAGCTGAGGCAGAGGATCAGCGAGGGGGAAGGAAACTCCAGGACTCATTCTGTCAGCAACGATGACAAGACCAGTCACACCAGTCACACCAGTTCCCCCGTCAGCCCCATCCAGAGCCTGACCACGGTGCTGCCGCTCTCTGACGACAG GATAAATGCTTACATTGAAGAGGAAGTCCAGAGAAGGTTACGGAAGCTGAATCTCTTCAACGGCAGCAACATGGAGCTTTCTCTGTCCTCTGAGTCCCTCAAG GATGATGAAAAGCTGCACAACCATTTTAATCCAAGGAAGCTTAAATATGAG CGTCTGGTCTCTGTTCCTCTTGGGAAGAGCTCCGACTGCCTGAAGGATCCGGTAAAGATTAGCATTCCTCGTTACGTCCTGCGAGGGCAGGGCAAGGACGAGCACTTTGAGTTCGAGGTCAAG atcACAGTGATGGATGAGACCTGGACGGTGTTCAGACGGTACAGCCGCTTTCGGGAAATGCACAAGAGCCTCAAATTGAAATACCCAGAG CTGGCAGCTCTTGAATTCCCTCCTAAGAAACTGTTTGGAAACAGAGATGAGAGGATGGTTGCTGAACGACGGAATCACTTGGAG CGGTACCTGAAGAACTTCTTCCGGGTGatgctgtcctcctcctccagctctccccTGAGAGCCGACGCCGACGGCGGTTTGCAGCTTTCCAAACACGCCGTCTGCGAGTTCTCGCCGTTCTTCAAGAAGGGCGTGTTCGACTACAGCAGCCACGGCACCGGCTGA
- the LOC144543563 gene encoding uncharacterized protein LOC144543563, with protein MFRYLAFLLTTCFCYSSPDAGLEVIVLENQTVTLSCPHAVASEAVRWSRYRNGLREELLTIKDGKDDGPDKRYSSLADNKSLVITRVKKPDAGFYLCNEKKAEYLTVTTDPKLVGRSTPRNDGSRSAQGPNLKGPDPVEDEDEPEGQQYSDVWKVPVGVVIGAALVLLGILTLRFCSKKRAVENTDVDKTVAEVIYEEIEDSEVRLRREPGVESPYYWTDVTETLGTSTPPNDQPYAKLNKLKTKGRGNVECVYYLAQNPPMT; from the exons ATGTTTCGTTACCTCGCCTTTCTGCTCACCACATGCTTCTGTTACAGCTCCCCTG ACGCGGGTCTGGAGGTTATTGTGCTGGAGAACCAAACGGTGACACTGAGCTGTCCTCATGCTGTGGCCAGTGAGGCGGTGAGGTGGAGCCGCTACAGAAATGGCCTCAGGGAGGAACTTCTCACCATTAAAGATGGAAAGGACGATGGACCTGACAAACGCTATAGTTCCTTGGCAGATAATAAGTCACTGGTAATAACAAGGGTTAAGAAACCTGATGCTGGCTTTTACCTTTGTAATGAGAAAAAAGCAGAATATCTGACTGTGACCACAGATCCCAAACTGGTGGGCCGCAGCACACCGAGAAACGACGGGTCAAGATCTGCCCAGGGACCAAACCTGAAGGGACCGGATCCAGTGGAGGATGAAGACGAGCCAGAGGGCCAGCAATACTCAGACGTTTGGAAAGTACCCGTTGGTGTCGTCATCGGTGCGGCGCTGGTGCTTTTGGGCATCTTAACCCTGAGATTTTGCTCCAAGAAGAGAGCTGTGGAGAACACCGACGTGGACAAAACCGTGGCCGAGGTGATTTATGAGGAGATCGAGGACAGCGAGGTCCGGCTGAGGAGGGAGCCTGGCGTTGAGAGTCCGTATTATTGGACCGACGTGACTGAAACCCTAGGAACCTCCACACCGCCAAATGATCAACCGTACGCCAAGCTCAACAAGCTGAAAACTAAAGGACGCGGCaatgtggagtgtgtgtattaTCTCGCCCAGAATCCACCAATGACCTGA